The DNA window ACCCGGTACGACAAGCTCGCCTGCCGTTACCAGGCCACCGTCACCATCGCAGCCATCAACGGCTGGCTATGAACCACTTCTCAGACACGGCCTAGCCGGCCTGGTTCGCCGGGCTGTTCTGGTAGGCCGTCAGCAGCCACTCCCCGTCGCGGCGCGCCAGGAGCCAGGAGGCGCGGATGGCGCGCTCGGCGGCGACTTCCTTCTCGCCGTCGTGCAGGACGCCGCCGGCGGTGATCAGGAGCACGGTGTCGGCGCCCAGCGGCTTGATCGCGATCGGGGCGCCGGTCACGCGGGTGCCCTTCAGGAAGGTGGTGAACGCCTCCCCCATGAACGCGGTGATCTCGTCGCGTCCCTGGCGGAAGACACCGGGCAGGATCATCGTCCCGTCCTCGGTGAAGATCTCGCCGAAGGCCGCGGCGTCGTTGCGGGCCCAGGCCTCGATGATGCGGGCCGGGACCGCGGCCGCGGCGGCCTGGTCCTGCTCGGTAAGAGTCTGGCTGGTCATGGTGTCCTCCTGTGAAAACGCTGTACCCCGGGGCTCAGCGTCACGCCGGGGGCGTGCGGGAGGCATCTTTGAATGTGCCCGCGGCAGCCGTGCGGTCACCGGTCGACGCCGCAATCTCGGATATGTGCACGCCACGACCGGCCGGAACGATGGGAACCGAGGTTCGATGAGATGACCGCGAGGAGCAGGGCCATGCGCGCAGGCGCAGAGATGCGCACGCTGAGGTTCTCAGCGTGCGCAAGAGTCATGTGCGCGAAAGCCACAGGTGCGAAAGTCACGGACGCGAAATCGGGCCCGGTACGGCGTCCGGCGCGTCCTCCCACCGAATGCCGGTCCGAGCCCTGACCTGCGGCACGACCGTGGTTTCACGAGCTTGGCGATCCCCCGCGCCTCACCCGCCCGAATCAGGCCGCGAGAACACCGGCGCCATCGGCGGACGGTCCCGGGCCGGCAGCATCAGGGCCGCCGCCGCTCCGACCGCCGCGAGCAGTGCCGCCGTGGCCACCGCCGGAGCCGCGCCACGGACGGCCGAAGCCGATGCCGAGGCCGAGGCCGCCCCCGAAGCCGACGCCGAGCCGAAGCCCCCCGGCCCGAGCCCGCCGCGGGCGACGAGCACCGCGCCGAGCAGCGCGATCCCGAGTGCGGCGCCGGCCCAGCGCACCGCACCGAG is part of the Catenulispora sp. EB89 genome and encodes:
- a CDS encoding SgcJ/EcaC family oxidoreductase, whose protein sequence is MTSQTLTEQDQAAAAAVPARIIEAWARNDAAAFGEIFTEDGTMILPGVFRQGRDEITAFMGEAFTTFLKGTRVTGAPIAIKPLGADTVLLITAGGVLHDGEKEVAAERAIRASWLLARRDGEWLLTAYQNSPANQAG